One region of Bacillus zhangzhouensis genomic DNA includes:
- a CDS encoding YjbA family protein encodes MLFLHDVWVNWFEGEENGYNVCHFHEWRKEDSVELLDQVPLLKVQSPLFDYIENDLSELPKALLESVFEKSYIRKNHERRKLEYCFVVTDGIRIIAVDTIGYSIPVRKSRLIPRQEQLVYEMVKDVQAEEYQFSKDSLESTKEYHILSLPPQHISGLTRKERQLKQLMFMALDQLKGLQNRAEIVYWYTEWNPRMYNQIKRMSFEEIWNMLYNETINGWSENHLAFCEKMIKGQPFFEKLWEMENESKVN; translated from the coding sequence ATGTTATTTCTTCATGACGTATGGGTGAATTGGTTTGAAGGGGAAGAAAATGGCTACAATGTATGTCATTTTCATGAGTGGCGTAAGGAGGACAGCGTTGAGCTGTTAGATCAAGTGCCTTTACTTAAGGTGCAGAGTCCTTTGTTTGATTACATAGAAAATGATCTTTCAGAGCTACCGAAGGCGCTGCTAGAGTCTGTATTTGAGAAATCATATATTCGGAAAAATCATGAACGCCGTAAATTAGAGTATTGCTTTGTCGTCACCGACGGCATTCGAATCATTGCTGTAGATACGATCGGGTATTCCATTCCTGTGAGAAAAAGCCGCTTGATCCCAAGGCAGGAGCAATTGGTCTATGAAATGGTGAAAGATGTGCAGGCAGAGGAATATCAATTTTCTAAAGACAGCCTTGAATCGACGAAAGAGTATCACATTCTATCACTGCCGCCGCAGCATATCAGCGGATTAACGAGAAAAGAAAGACAGCTGAAGCAGCTGATGTTTATGGCGCTTGATCAATTAAAAGGACTCCAAAACAGGGCGGAGATTGTGTATTGGTATACCGAATGGAACCCGCGCATGTACAACCAAATCAAACGAATGTCATTTGAAGAGATTTGGAACATGCTTTACAATGAAACCATTAATGGGTGGTCAGAAAATCATCTAGCCTTCTGTGAAAAAATGATTAAAGGACAGCCATTTTTCGAAAAGCTTTGGGAAATGGAAAACGAATCAAAAGTAAATTAG
- the trpS gene encoding tryptophan--tRNA ligase → MTKKTIFSGIQPSGSVTLGNYIGAMKQFVDLQHDYDGYFCVVDQHAITVSQDRLALRQNIRSLAALYLAVGLDPEKATLFIQSEVPAHAQAGWMLQCVAYIGELERMTQFKDKSAGKEAVVSGLLTYPPLMAGDILLYGTDLVPVGEDQKQHLELTRTLAERFNRKYNDIFTVPEVKIPKEGARIMSLTDPTKKMSKSDPNQKSFITLLDEPKQLEKKIKSAVTDSEGIVKYDKENKPGIANLLTIYSVLGNISIAELEQKYEGKGYGEFKGDLANVVIDALQPIQDRYYELIESDELDRILDEGAEKANRAANKMLKKMENAMGLGRKRK, encoded by the coding sequence ATGACAAAGAAGACAATTTTTTCTGGCATTCAGCCAAGCGGTTCTGTCACGTTGGGGAACTATATTGGTGCAATGAAGCAATTTGTCGATTTGCAGCATGACTATGATGGCTATTTTTGTGTCGTGGATCAGCATGCGATTACAGTGAGTCAGGACCGGCTAGCTCTCCGCCAAAATATTAGAAGCTTAGCAGCTCTTTATTTAGCTGTTGGTCTTGATCCAGAAAAAGCGACATTGTTTATCCAATCAGAGGTGCCTGCTCACGCCCAGGCAGGATGGATGCTTCAATGTGTTGCTTATATTGGGGAATTAGAAAGAATGACCCAATTTAAGGACAAATCTGCTGGTAAAGAAGCAGTTGTTTCAGGTCTATTAACGTATCCCCCATTAATGGCTGGCGATATCTTATTATATGGTACTGATTTAGTCCCTGTTGGAGAAGACCAAAAGCAGCATCTTGAATTGACTAGAACACTTGCTGAACGCTTTAACCGAAAGTACAATGACATCTTCACTGTGCCTGAAGTGAAAATTCCAAAAGAAGGCGCTCGGATTATGTCTTTAACAGATCCAACGAAAAAAATGAGCAAATCCGATCCGAACCAAAAATCTTTCATTACCTTATTAGATGAACCAAAACAGCTTGAAAAGAAAATTAAAAGTGCTGTAACAGATTCAGAAGGCATCGTCAAGTATGACAAAGAGAACAAGCCTGGAATTGCCAACTTGCTGACGATTTATTCTGTATTAGGCAACATATCCATTGCAGAGCTGGAGCAAAAGTACGAAGGCAAAGGATATGGTGAGTTTAAAGGAGATCTTGCGAACGTTGTCATTGATGCTTTACAACCAATTCAAGATCGATACTATGAACTCATTGAATCAGATGAGCTTGACCGCATTCTAGATGAAGGTGCTGAAAAAGCAAACCGCGCAGCAAACAAAATGCTGAAAAAAATGGAGAATGCGATGGGTCTTGGCAGAAAACGCAAATAA
- a CDS encoding peptide ABC transporter substrate-binding protein has translation MKKRWSVVTLMLIFTLVLSACGFSGNKSGDNTSSSGEAKTTLNVNISTEPFSLHPGLANDSTSGSVIRQTFEGLTRINAEGKPENAMASDIKTSADGKTYTFTLRDAKWSNGDPVTAKDFEYAWKWALDPKNESQYAYQLYYIKGAEAANKGKAKVADVGIKAKDDKTLVVELENPTPFFTELTAFYTYMPVNKKVAEKNKNWYTNAGENYVSNGPFVLSKWKHGGSITLEKNNEYWDKDTVKLKKINMSMIKDTNTELSMFKKGELDWAGSPTGSLPTESLKTLKKEGGLKIQTIAGIYNYKFNTKVKPLNNANIRKALTYSINRQAIVDKITQGEQVPAMAIVPPTMEGFTDNKTGYFKDHDVDTAKKLLEKGVKELGYKSVSDLPTLKLSYNTDEGHQKIAQAIQEMWKKDLGVNVELDNSEWNVYIDKIHSGDYQIGRMGWLGDFNDPVNFLELYKDKDGGNNDTGWESKEYKQLLNDSAKETDKTKREEMLKKAEEIIINDMPVAPIYFYTQLWVQDPKLKGVVVSGLGDVQYKWAHFEK, from the coding sequence TTGAAAAAGCGTTGGTCTGTTGTTACTTTAATGCTTATTTTCACACTTGTATTAAGCGCTTGTGGTTTCAGCGGAAACAAATCAGGCGACAACACGAGCAGTTCTGGAGAGGCTAAAACAACATTAAATGTGAATATCTCCACTGAGCCTTTTTCTCTACATCCGGGTTTGGCAAATGATTCAACTTCAGGCAGTGTCATCCGTCAGACTTTTGAAGGATTAACAAGAATTAACGCTGAAGGAAAGCCAGAAAATGCAATGGCTTCTGATATCAAAACAAGTGCTGATGGTAAAACATACACATTCACACTTCGTGATGCAAAATGGTCTAATGGTGATCCTGTTACAGCTAAAGATTTCGAATATGCTTGGAAATGGGCATTAGATCCTAAAAATGAATCTCAATATGCTTACCAGCTTTACTATATTAAAGGTGCTGAAGCAGCGAACAAAGGGAAAGCGAAAGTTGCTGATGTTGGCATTAAAGCTAAAGACGACAAAACGCTTGTAGTTGAGCTGGAGAACCCAACACCGTTCTTTACTGAACTAACTGCATTCTATACGTATATGCCAGTCAACAAAAAAGTGGCTGAAAAGAATAAAAACTGGTACACAAATGCTGGTGAAAACTACGTATCTAACGGACCATTCGTTCTTTCTAAATGGAAACATGGCGGTTCTATCACGCTTGAAAAGAACAATGAATACTGGGATAAAGATACTGTGAAATTGAAAAAAATCAACATGTCTATGATCAAAGATACAAACACTGAGCTTAGCATGTTCAAAAAAGGCGAGCTTGACTGGGCTGGTTCTCCAACTGGAAGCCTACCAACTGAGTCTTTAAAAACATTGAAAAAAGAAGGCGGTCTGAAAATTCAAACGATCGCTGGTATCTATAACTACAAATTCAACACAAAAGTAAAACCTTTAAACAATGCAAACATCCGTAAGGCCCTGACATACTCAATCAACCGTCAAGCGATCGTTGACAAAATTACGCAGGGGGAACAAGTTCCAGCTATGGCAATCGTTCCACCAACAATGGAAGGATTCACTGATAACAAAACTGGCTACTTCAAAGATCACGATGTAGATACTGCTAAAAAACTTCTTGAAAAAGGTGTGAAAGAATTAGGTTATAAGTCTGTTTCTGATCTTCCAACATTGAAACTTTCTTACAACACAGATGAAGGCCACCAAAAAATTGCACAAGCAATTCAAGAAATGTGGAAAAAAGATTTAGGTGTGAATGTTGAACTTGATAACTCTGAGTGGAACGTATACATCGACAAAATCCACAGCGGAGACTACCAAATCGGACGTATGGGCTGGTTAGGTGACTTCAACGATCCAGTGAACTTCCTTGAGCTTTACAAAGATAAAGACGGTGGAAACAACGATACTGGATGGGAAAGCAAAGAGTATAAACAATTGTTGAATGATTCTGCAAAAGAAACAGATAAAACGAAGCGTGAAGAAATGCTGAAAAAAGCAGAAGAAATCATCATCAACGATATGCCTGTAGCACCAATTTACTTCTACACTCAGCTTTGGGTACAAGATCCAAAACTTAAAGGTGTAGTTGTATCTGGACTAGGTGATGTTCAATACAAATGGGCACATTTCGAAAAGTAA
- a CDS encoding ABC transporter permease, whose product MLKYIGKRLIYILITLFVIVTATFFLMQAAPGGPFSGEKKLPAEIEANLNEHYGLDKPLFVQYVSYLSSVATLDFGPSFKYKGQTVNDLISSGFPVSFTLGIEAILLALAFGVLFGVLAALYHNKWQDYTIAILTIFGISVPSFILAALLQYVFASEASIIAIFPVAGWESWASTVLPSIALSFMPMAFIARLARSSMLEVLNSDYIRTARAKGLTKSAVTIKHAIRNALLPVITYMGPMAASVLTGSFIVEKIFGIPGLGSHFVTSITNRDYTVIMGVTVFYSIILLISILVVDVLYGIIDPRIKLTKAKKGV is encoded by the coding sequence TTGCTTAAATATATCGGTAAGCGATTAATATATATTTTAATCACACTGTTTGTTATTGTAACTGCAACTTTCTTTCTCATGCAGGCAGCACCTGGTGGTCCATTCTCTGGTGAGAAGAAACTTCCTGCTGAAATTGAAGCAAACCTAAACGAGCACTACGGGTTGGACAAGCCTTTATTTGTTCAATATGTAAGCTACCTAAGTTCAGTTGCAACATTAGATTTTGGTCCCTCATTTAAATATAAAGGACAAACCGTAAATGACTTAATCAGTTCTGGATTCCCCGTTTCCTTTACCCTCGGAATTGAGGCAATTCTCCTCGCATTAGCATTTGGTGTATTGTTTGGGGTCCTTGCAGCGCTCTATCATAACAAGTGGCAAGACTATACGATTGCCATTTTAACGATCTTTGGAATCTCAGTTCCAAGTTTCATTTTAGCGGCGCTACTACAATATGTATTTGCATCTGAGGCAAGCATTATAGCGATCTTCCCAGTTGCAGGATGGGAGTCTTGGGCCAGCACCGTACTACCTTCTATTGCACTTTCTTTCATGCCAATGGCATTTATCGCTAGACTGGCACGGTCAAGTATGCTTGAAGTTCTAAACAGTGACTACATTAGAACGGCTAGAGCGAAAGGATTAACGAAATCAGCTGTGACGATCAAACACGCGATTCGAAACGCTTTGTTACCTGTCATTACATACATGGGACCAATGGCGGCTTCTGTTTTAACAGGTAGTTTTATCGTGGAGAAGATTTTCGGTATTCCTGGATTAGGTTCTCACTTTGTCACAAGCATTACAAACCGTGATTACACCGTCATCATGGGTGTCACAGTCTTCTACAGTATTATTCTATTAATCAGTATTCTAGTTGTTGATGTCCTTTACGGTATTATCGATCCTAGAATTAAACTGACGAAGGCGAAGAAAGGGGTCTAA
- a CDS encoding ABC transporter permease encodes MEEMKKDLFVPATADAAESEKISKPSLSLWKDAMLRFRANKLAMVGLTIIFIIVMMAIFVPWFSKYDYSTTDLLNADQPPSKEHWFGTDDLGRDMFVRTWVGARISIFIGLAAAVLDVIIGIIWGSIAAFKGGRTDEVMMRIADVLWAIPTLLMVILMMVVLPKGLLTIILAMTVVGWINMARIVRGQVLQLKSQEYVLAAQTLGAKTSRLLFKHLIPNSMGPILVTMTLTIPSAIFTEAFLSYLGLGVPAPLASWGTMASDGIPAMTYYPWRLWFPAAFICITMFGFNVVGDGLRDALDPKLRK; translated from the coding sequence ATGGAAGAGATGAAAAAAGATTTATTTGTGCCTGCGACAGCTGACGCAGCAGAATCTGAAAAAATTTCTAAACCAAGTCTATCTTTATGGAAGGATGCCATGCTCCGCTTCCGTGCCAATAAACTTGCAATGGTTGGACTTACAATCATTTTTATTATTGTGATGATGGCGATCTTTGTTCCGTGGTTTTCTAAGTATGATTACTCCACGACTGATCTATTGAATGCAGACCAGCCGCCTTCAAAAGAGCACTGGTTCGGTACAGATGATTTAGGACGTGACATGTTTGTCCGTACATGGGTCGGGGCAAGAATTTCGATCTTCATTGGTCTTGCTGCAGCGGTCCTTGACGTGATCATCGGTATTATCTGGGGAAGTATTGCTGCGTTCAAAGGCGGCCGTACAGATGAAGTGATGATGCGTATCGCTGACGTTTTATGGGCAATTCCAACACTACTAATGGTTATCTTAATGATGGTTGTTCTGCCAAAAGGATTATTAACGATTATCCTCGCCATGACAGTCGTAGGCTGGATTAACATGGCACGTATTGTTCGAGGACAGGTTTTACAATTAAAGAGTCAAGAATACGTTCTTGCAGCACAAACATTAGGTGCGAAAACATCTAGACTTTTATTCAAACACTTAATTCCAAACTCAATGGGACCAATTCTTGTGACGATGACATTAACGATTCCTTCTGCTATCTTCACAGAGGCATTCCTAAGCTATCTAGGGCTTGGTGTACCGGCTCCGTTAGCAAGCTGGGGAACAATGGCGTCTGACGGAATTCCAGCTATGACGTACTATCCTTGGAGATTATGGTTCCCAGCCGCATTTATCTGTATTACAATGTTTGGTTTTAACGTGGTTGGAGACGGACTAAGAGACGCTTTAGATCCGAAGTTGCGTAAATAA
- a CDS encoding ABC transporter ATP-binding protein, with protein sequence MIRMERERILEVKDLAISFKTYGGEVQAIRGVNFHLNKGETLAIVGESGSGKSVTSQAIMRLIPMPPGYFKRGQILFDGQDIVKKTEKQMQTIRGKDISMIFQDPMTSLNPTMKVGKQITEVLFKHEKISKEAAEKRAIELLELVGIPMPEKRIKQYPHEFSGGMRQRVVIAMALAADPKLLIADEPTTALDVTIQAQILELMKEIQQKVETSIIFITHDLGVVANVADRVAVMYAGQIVETGTVDEIFYNPKHPYTWGLLASMPSLDTDGGDEGKLTAIPGTPPDLTNPPKGDAFALRSDYAMKIDFEQEPPMFKVSDTHYVKSWLLHPNAPKVEPPASVKARMRELEGSYEKPVLVKEGE encoded by the coding sequence GTGATTAGGATGGAACGTGAACGTATTCTAGAGGTGAAAGACCTTGCAATCTCATTTAAAACATATGGTGGAGAGGTTCAAGCTATTCGAGGTGTGAACTTCCACTTAAATAAAGGCGAGACACTTGCTATTGTAGGTGAATCTGGCTCTGGTAAAAGTGTGACATCACAAGCCATCATGAGATTAATTCCGATGCCGCCGGGTTATTTCAAGCGGGGACAGATCCTGTTTGATGGCCAAGATATTGTCAAGAAAACCGAGAAACAAATGCAAACCATTCGAGGAAAAGACATCTCAATGATTTTCCAAGATCCGATGACGTCTTTGAATCCAACGATGAAAGTCGGGAAACAAATTACAGAAGTGCTGTTCAAGCATGAAAAAATTTCAAAAGAAGCGGCTGAAAAAAGAGCCATTGAACTATTGGAGCTTGTAGGAATTCCAATGCCTGAAAAAAGAATTAAACAATATCCGCATGAATTTAGTGGCGGGATGAGACAAAGGGTTGTCATCGCTATGGCGCTCGCAGCAGATCCAAAGCTGTTGATTGCCGACGAGCCGACAACTGCACTTGATGTAACAATTCAGGCACAAATTCTAGAATTAATGAAAGAAATTCAGCAAAAGGTTGAAACTTCGATTATCTTTATTACGCATGATCTAGGTGTTGTTGCTAACGTCGCTGATCGTGTAGCTGTTATGTATGCAGGACAGATTGTGGAGACAGGGACTGTCGATGAAATCTTCTACAATCCAAAGCATCCATATACGTGGGGACTTTTAGCATCAATGCCGAGCCTTGACACAGATGGCGGAGATGAAGGGAAGCTGACTGCAATTCCAGGAACACCGCCAGATCTGACAAACCCGCCGAAAGGGGATGCATTTGCACTCCGCAGCGATTATGCAATGAAAATTGACTTCGAACAAGAACCGCCAATGTTCAAAGTATCAGATACGCATTATGTGAAATCATGGCTACTTCATCCGAATGCACCTAAAGTTGAACCGCCTGCTTCTGTGAAGGCGAGAATGCGTGAACTAGAAGGTAGCTACGAAAAACCTGTATTAGTAAAAGAGGGTGAATAG
- a CDS encoding ATP-binding cassette domain-containing protein, which yields MAEKLLEIKNLKQHFHTARGTVKAVDGVSFDIYKGETLGLVGESGCGKSTTGRSIIRLYDATDGEVLYKGENVHGKKSRQKMLEFNRQMQMIFQDPYASLNPRMTVLDIIAEGIDIHGLAKTKQARKERVYQLLETVGLNKEHANRYPHEFSGGQRQRIGIARALAVEPDFIIADEPISALDVSIQAQVVNLLKELQEEKGLTYLFIAHDLSMVKYISDRIGVMYFGKLVELAPANELYENPLHPYTKSLLSAIPLPDPDYERNRKRIKYDPSVHKGTNTEFREVKPGHFVSCTEEEFKELQAKQS from the coding sequence ATGGCAGAGAAACTATTAGAAATCAAAAATTTGAAGCAGCATTTCCATACAGCAAGAGGAACTGTGAAAGCAGTTGACGGGGTTTCATTTGATATTTACAAAGGTGAAACGCTTGGTCTTGTAGGTGAGTCTGGATGTGGTAAATCCACTACGGGCCGTTCAATCATTAGACTTTATGATGCGACAGATGGTGAAGTTCTTTATAAAGGAGAAAATGTACACGGGAAGAAATCAAGACAAAAAATGCTTGAGTTCAACCGTCAAATGCAGATGATTTTCCAAGATCCATATGCTTCACTTAACCCTAGAATGACAGTGCTTGATATCATTGCAGAAGGCATCGACATTCATGGCCTTGCGAAAACAAAGCAAGCGCGTAAAGAGCGTGTATACCAATTACTAGAAACCGTTGGCTTGAACAAAGAGCATGCAAACAGATACCCGCATGAATTCTCAGGTGGTCAAAGACAGCGTATCGGAATTGCACGTGCACTAGCAGTAGAACCAGATTTCATCATCGCCGATGAACCAATTTCTGCATTAGACGTGTCCATCCAAGCGCAGGTTGTCAATTTATTGAAAGAGCTTCAAGAGGAAAAAGGCTTAACATACTTATTCATTGCCCATGACTTGTCCATGGTCAAATACATCAGCGATCGTATCGGCGTGATGTATTTCGGGAAATTGGTTGAGCTGGCACCAGCGAATGAATTATACGAAAACCCGCTTCATCCGTACACAAAATCATTGCTATCTGCGATTCCGCTTCCAGACCCTGATTATGAGCGTAACCGCAAACGAATCAAGTATGATCCATCTGTTCACAAAGGGACAAACACCGAGTTCCGTGAAGTGAAGCCAGGTCACTTTGTGAGCTGCACAGAGGAAGAATTCAAAGAGCTTCAGGCGAAACAATCATAA
- a CDS encoding GNAT family N-acetyltransferase, translating into MNWYEKLSEYFPIEEMKSKEHMEALLKERSDIYHKEEGPHHVMMYAEFDSFIFIDYLFVSKDARGEGIGSKLIHKLKEKKKPILLEVEPVDEDDADTAKRLKFYQREHFKHAESIGYKRRSLATNEVNRMEILYWSPLTSHEEEIMEAMRKTYERIHTYKDEEWYGQSYEDVDDVLKIIENRKQKNIFDHLD; encoded by the coding sequence ATGAATTGGTATGAAAAGCTCAGTGAATACTTCCCGATAGAAGAAATGAAGTCAAAAGAGCATATGGAAGCTTTATTAAAGGAAAGAAGTGATATTTATCATAAGGAGGAAGGACCTCATCATGTGATGATGTACGCCGAATTTGATTCTTTCATCTTTATTGATTATTTATTTGTTTCCAAAGATGCAAGAGGTGAAGGCATCGGATCAAAGCTTATTCATAAGCTGAAGGAAAAAAAGAAACCGATCTTGCTTGAGGTCGAGCCTGTAGATGAAGATGATGCAGATACTGCAAAACGCCTTAAGTTTTACCAAAGAGAGCACTTCAAGCATGCAGAATCAATCGGTTATAAACGCAGGTCACTTGCAACAAATGAAGTGAACCGAATGGAAATTCTTTATTGGTCGCCTCTTACAAGTCATGAGGAAGAAATCATGGAAGCCATGAGGAAGACCTATGAACGAATCCATACGTATAAAGATGAAGAATGGTATGGACAATCGTATGAGGATGTTGATGATGTATTGAAGATTATTGAAAATAGAAAGCAAAAAAATATTTTCGATCATCTCGACTAA
- the spxA gene encoding transcriptional regulator SpxA gives MVTLYTSPSCTSCRKARAWLEEHNIPYQERNIFSEPLSIDEIKEILRMTEDGTDEIISTRSKVFQKLNVNVETMPLQQLYKLIKEHPGLLRRPIILDEKRLQVGYNEDEIRRFLPRTVRTFQLREAQRLAN, from the coding sequence ATGGTAACATTATACACATCACCAAGCTGTACATCATGTAGAAAAGCAAGAGCATGGTTAGAAGAGCACAATATCCCGTATCAAGAGAGAAACATTTTTTCTGAGCCTCTTTCAATCGATGAAATCAAAGAAATTCTTCGAATGACAGAAGACGGTACAGACGAAATTATCTCAACACGTTCAAAAGTATTCCAAAAACTAAATGTCAATGTTGAGACAATGCCGCTTCAACAATTGTATAAACTAATCAAGGAGCATCCAGGTCTTTTGCGTCGTCCAATTATCTTGGATGAAAAAAGATTACAAGTTGGTTACAATGAAGATGAAATTAGACGTTTCTTACCAAGAACGGTTCGTACATTCCAACTAAGAGAAGCTCAGCGACTTGCCAACTAA
- a CDS encoding TerC family protein, with amino-acid sequence METEWIVSLLMIIGIDLILGGDNALIIAMASRSLSNDKRNKAIWIGTLLAVLMRMTMTGAAVYLLTIPYLQFIGGLFLLYIGYNLLIEQKKESIRIKSSGSLWRAVQTIVIADLFMSLDNVIAVAGAAKGNMLLTAFGLMISVPIIIWGSKLIHAVFAKFPFLLYGGSALLAFTGGEMIVRDVKLTEFMAQHATLELMLPFLTVIAVILASLFYEQTAENK; translated from the coding sequence ATGGAAACAGAGTGGATCGTATCCTTACTGATGATTATTGGCATAGACCTGATTTTAGGCGGAGATAATGCGCTCATCATTGCAATGGCCAGTCGAAGTTTATCAAATGACAAACGCAATAAAGCCATTTGGATCGGCACACTTTTGGCCGTGCTGATGAGAATGACAATGACTGGTGCAGCAGTTTATTTATTGACTATCCCTTATTTGCAGTTTATTGGCGGTCTGTTTCTCCTTTATATAGGATATAACCTGTTAATTGAGCAAAAGAAGGAATCCATTCGGATTAAAAGCAGCGGCTCCCTTTGGCGTGCGGTTCAAACCATTGTGATTGCCGACCTCTTTATGTCACTTGATAATGTTATCGCAGTTGCAGGTGCGGCAAAAGGCAACATGCTTCTGACCGCATTTGGCCTCATGATTTCCGTACCGATTATTATTTGGGGGAGCAAGCTGATTCATGCAGTTTTCGCCAAATTTCCGTTTCTTTTATACGGAGGAAGTGCACTTTTGGCCTTTACTGGCGGTGAAATGATTGTGCGTGATGTGAAATTGACTGAATTTATGGCACAGCATGCTACGCTTGAATTGATGCTTCCGTTTTTAACCGTCATAGCGGTTATATTAGCCAGCCTCTTTTACGAGCAAACAGCTGAAAACAAATAA
- the mecA gene encoding adaptor protein MecA: protein MEIERINEHTVKFYISYGDIEDRGFDREEIWYNRERSEELFWEVMDEVHEEEEFAVEGPLWIQVQALDKGLEIVVTKAQLSKDGQKLELPIPEDKKDQTEEESLDALLDDFHKEEQNQEDHNEKDKKLQLQFVLKMDDFEDLIALSQLNMQDFTTSLYAFENRYYLYVDFHEDLSDEQIENKLSILLEYAHESVVSIYRLKEYGQLIIEGNALETIQQHFS, encoded by the coding sequence ATGGAAATCGAAAGAATAAACGAACATACAGTAAAATTTTATATTTCCTACGGTGATATTGAAGATCGCGGATTTGACCGTGAAGAGATTTGGTATAATCGTGAGCGCAGTGAAGAGCTGTTTTGGGAAGTAATGGACGAAGTGCACGAAGAAGAAGAATTTGCAGTAGAGGGACCGCTTTGGATTCAAGTACAGGCACTTGACAAAGGTCTTGAAATTGTCGTGACAAAAGCCCAACTTTCTAAAGATGGACAAAAGCTCGAATTGCCGATTCCAGAAGATAAAAAAGATCAAACAGAGGAAGAAAGCTTAGACGCACTGCTTGATGATTTTCATAAAGAAGAGCAAAATCAAGAAGACCATAATGAGAAGGACAAAAAACTTCAACTTCAATTTGTGTTGAAAATGGATGACTTTGAAGATTTGATTGCACTTTCTCAATTAAATATGCAGGATTTTACCACAAGTTTATATGCGTTTGAAAACCGTTATTATCTATATGTTGACTTCCACGAGGATTTGTCAGATGAGCAAATAGAGAATAAGCTCAGCATTTTGCTTGAATATGCTCATGAATCAGTTGTCAGCATCTACAGACTGAAAGAATACGGTCAGCTGATTATCGAAGGGAATGCCCTTGAAACGATTCAACAGCACTTCTCGTAA